Sequence from the Miscanthus floridulus cultivar M001 chromosome 16, ASM1932011v1, whole genome shotgun sequence genome:
GGCAAACTCGCGCCCACGCGACGGCGGCTCTCGACGACCTCGcccgccggtcatggcgctccgggGCAACCCCGCATCGGCGCGACGATGGCCCTCGCGACCCTGCGCTCGCAAAGACCTGTGGGGCCAAATCCGCCTGAGGCCTGTGCTGGGCCCATGCCTGCTCGCGGGAGCCGGTCGAAGCTCGTTTTTCCGTTTGTTGACGGAAAGGAGTAACattctctctcctttcctctcaGCGGATTTTCCCCGGCTCCGCGGAGAGGATCCGTTTGTTGCCGTTTGGCTgatggcgaggcggagctgctccAGCCTCCAGGAGCCATACCGAACGCCGTAGGAGTAGTACAGGCAGTGGAAGGCTGACTCGGAAACCAACCGCATGGAGGTGCCCACAGAAATCCCTCAGCACTCGCTCTCCCGCACCTCACGCGGTCCCACTGCACGCGGGTGGCAGAGAAGGATAGGTGCGGCAACGAGGAAGGGAGGGGGCTAGTACAGGCACCGCCTCAAAAGTCAAGGGCCCAGTGGAGCGCGCCACGTGTGCCCCCGATATTTGCCGGCAAAGGGTGGTGACGTGGCGGCCCATGATTCCGCTGCCGGCGTCGGGCGCGGGCCCCTCGCCCCCTCCTGTGGGGAGGCGTCAGCGGTGACGGCGTGAGGTACCGCGGGACCCGCCTGCGCACTCGCGAACCTCGTTGGCCTTGGGCCGGCGGACCTGTGCCTGCTGCCTGCTCTGCTCACTGCGCTGCTGCACCACAGATCTCTTCAGCATATTTTTGCCAGGACAAGCAGTCAAGGAGGCGCCGCCGTCACGTGCTACGCGCACACGGACTGCACCCGCACGGTCCAAACTTGGAATGAGTTCAGTTGTGGTCTGCGTACCCGTCTTCCACTTTTTGTAGCTACTGAAAATGAGAGAAAGCCGCCGTATGACCATCTCTACTCTAGGTTCCATTTTTGGTCACGAGCTGGAGCTTGAGTCAACCACAACTACTGTAGGTTCTCCTCTTCCCGCAACGTTGTGTATTAACATATTTTTCGTAAGCCTGTCAATTTATGGGTAAGACGCAACAGTGCCTCTCATCAAACTCTGAAAGGCATCTTATTTTGCATTCATCATCACCATGGGTTATGTTACACTTTTAAACTTGTGCTAAACTCTTATAATAGTAGTAGTCAATGGTGGTGCTTCAAAAGAAGTAAATatgtggattttttttaaaagcaAGGTTTGTACTTTATTAATTCTGGGGAGGTTCGTTTACATCACGAACTCCCAAAGCTGTTACAAACTCTGGGAGGGGATCGATGCGAACATGAGATCGATCCGGGTCCTAATTCAAACCAACATGAGCAGGATCATGTGCACCCCTATTACAAGATCGTGGTACATAGACAATGTCAGCCCGACTAAAATTCTGAGACATAAGGAACTTAGCTTCTCTAAACAGGGCACCATTAGCCGAAAAATCATAAGAACAGGACTGGAGAGCCTCTACTAGAATTGATGAATCGGTCTCCAAAAGGATCTGATATATGCCTTGGTCAATTGTTCCAAAAGGATATGCGATATGTGGATTTGGTATGGGACTGCCCTACTAGAGGTGTTCTCGCATGTTCTAGCATGAAGCTCTACCATAGAAATTGCACCCAAGGCACACCAAACAAGAGGAAAGAAAACTTTGGAACAAACTTTAGGTCTACCCCAAAATTTGACACAATCTTCGACAAATTTTATGTGTGAGAACTTTGGCCTTAATGTATAAACTTTTAAATGAGCAGAAAAACATATTAAATTTTTTTAGGGAAATCCCAAAACTAAAAAGACTACCCCACCCGAATTTGAtgaattttaaccatagcttcgCCAATATATAGTGAGTATATCTCCCAAGAGATGATATCAATACTACACCTCTGATTTCATGGCTCTAGGAAATCCTCAAAAAATAGAAACTCAAAGAAAATATCCAAATTAGAGATGCTCTTGTGGTGGATTTGGTAGGGGATCACCATatagatgttctcacatgtcatacCATCACATTCCACCACAAAAATTGCATCCAAACACGAGGATAAAAGTACATGAAAATAGCTGTGAAAACCACATAGTAGATTGCAAATGCATGAGAGTAGGAGGGGAACAACCTTACATGGAATTGATCCTTGGAATAGCTCAAGATGGGATATACCACAAAACTCAAATCTAgtatggcaaaaaaaaaagaacaagagCCTTTATCTCCCACTAACTCTGTAATATAACGCGAGGTCTTAATCACAAATGAGAGTCCCATCCACAATGGTTGGTTCAAAAGTTTTTTTTGGGTTAAAACACCGGAGGAGAAAGcccccgacccaaacactttaCCATAGACTCAGTAATGGAGGgtattgtggtagaaccgcctgaaataacatacattcggaggcgctcgtcttccgctagacactaagcaccccgaaagttggctacatcggacagttccgtcgagcacaccccaagggagaactcaaataatccacgtttttcattcagaatccaataatgagaacgagtttacaatacttagtccatttcatacaacaagagttctcggaaatacattattataataccaagttcagagtgcggaatataaacaacggaattgaaataaacatctaacgataagatacaaggatccgtctatgcccaccagaagaatcctctacacaacagccactcctcaagctgcacctgcaacagggggaaataaaccccgagtacacaatgtactcgcaagacttacctaactactgggaataattttctgactccaaaggatatgataaactttatggtttgctgggttttcttttagcgaaaagcattactagtagtgaatccttatgtatgtgttttactAGTagccatgattagttcattagctaaccattctatgtaagcttaTGTtatacttttaagcaagagttgagcaatcagatccattcatcccctttcatcttttagttcttactccggtgctagactatagccaagtcgtaccgtatcacacggcgatttgcgaaccaatgtatcacagctgggtaccccaaaacacacgccccacttataccctaggcacaagcaagaccaacccaccactctcctatcaaggggtccaggtcccgtccaaacttagactccaagcccccactcttgagtcccggactcagtgtggtgcttagacctccaccatctctgcctccaattagtcggttcggaaagaaccagaacccatgataagagagcaacgagcttttctgctcccataagcaagtatgtgctcaggataataagtctgtgacctgactaccatccatagcaatggatagtccttaactgacacggacaggaaaaacagtgtaaccaagctatgcctcattggccgcgggacacaacctattacacccaccaatacccataccatatccctgtccgatctccatttcctttcaccattttatcatgagagtaataataataatcacctattgtgagtaatggcaggttactcacgctaccgatagcctaagcatagcaactactcgacctatgctagtaggactcataggtaggtttatctatgcatgtagtttcaatataaatcttgtaacgtaaatgcacgtcacatatatatatcgagtgattattcaaaataagggttatgcaccaaggcttgccttgggcaggtggatTGTCAGCTATGTCAGTTGTCGGTGGCTCTGAGGCTTCCTCCTgtacgaggacctcctcctcatacttcTGCTCTTCGGTggtcacgaactctaccaactcgttctctacatgcatgcgatgatgatgcaacacttagcatttatgcaatagcaactcttaaaataagaatatgcatactaagctagctctaatgactaaggcactaagctaactatcatcttaaccaagcaaagtgttgggttcaactaacaaacacctagctttacaaatcaaggatatatctttatttttactaatgatttaatgtatatttgaaacaaagaacatttaactacccttatgtttagtctattctaaagctataaaaattacagtgagcacataataataccacaatgttgctataaaatttttagggctaaagctatcaccaatttacctaaaaattcctacaataattctcctaataatattaaatattttcaaatgatttaatagctcttggtatcaacatatatatatatatgaactaagtacactaacagatagagcacaattttagaaacttaacaaaatttgtttcacaatttttggacacctacatgattttatatgatttaccaaagatcagctcaaaaattatattagaaaactatttctaattccttatgaaaaaagaaaaacaaattctcCCGCGCGGCCCACGTGGCGTCGGCCCACGTGGAGACGGCCCACGACGAGGAAACCCCGCGCGCACTGACATTTTTACAAAATAGACCTCGCACTTCTCccgaattacaactaagtactaacattaTTTTCCCCTCTCTCataacttctcacttaaccccctggccttTCCCTAAATCACCCGCGTGCACCCCCGAGGACTCAGTGCATGGTGGCAAGGCGAGCGATGGCACTAAGCGCCTACGCCGGCCACCTGGGACCTACGCAGGCCCACCTAacgggtcgatcaccatctctgaCCCGAGTGGCTATGTTAAGAGGCGGTGTAAGGTGACACGACTGGATGGGGAAGGCTGCTGCAGCGTGCGGCCATCCGCGACGGCGGCGCCACTGTTTCGGTGGGCTGGGGTAGCTATAGGCCTAATTGATTAgcacgtgagcgtcaggaggctTCCATGGACCAGGCCGAGGTGACAGTTGGGGTGAAAGATGACGAATGAAGGCTGGGCACATGCGGTAGCGGTTTGACTAAGGCacacaaggtggagagggagtcaaggcgatgctagtagtgcaggtgaattggctcagGAGAGATGATGGGAGAGCTGCCCACACCCGTGGCCGGAcgtggccttatcggcacggcgacggggaaactccaaaattggagctcgaccgGGCACCATTCAAGGTGGGGTGGGGATGGGTAGCCTAGGCAGCTATGCGACGAAGCCAACAACGTGATGAATCGACTTGAGATGATCTCTCCCTGACGAATTTAATGGCGTGGCTCGACGACGACAGTAGAGAGAGAACATAGAGAGAGCGAGGGAGCGGTGGGGAAGGGGCAGCCAGCGACTCGACAAGGGCGTGCCTTGGCGGGACGCGGTTGGCGCGACCGGCGCAGCCCGTGGCCAGGCACTAGTAGACAGACACACACGCTCACGACCGACGTGGCCCGCGCGCCGCAGTGCCATCAATGGCAAGGCGACGGCGACATAGCCATGTGCACACAATGCAGCGGCAGGCACGCAGCGTGGTAATGCGATGGTGGCGGCAGCGGCGTCGTCGCGGCGTGGGTGCGGAGGTAGCAGCAGCACCAGCGGCAGCCGCGGTGGCAGGAGCAGTCAGGCGCAGAGCAGACCGGTGGCCTAGCGGTGCGGCCAGAGCGGCCAAGCAGTGGCAAGACCACGGCGGCCATGGGCCAGCCTGTGCGCGGCCACGCGCGCGCGCATGGCACAACCGCGCGGCGAGCGGGTCGGGCACGCGTGGTGACCACGCGTACGGCGCCAAACAACACAAAGTTGtgacgtgcacgaattttaaagcgctgatcacgaccaaaccgttgctccaaaacctaaaccggcttcaattcactcaagatggcatatggaactactaaatcgaatcatagcactacaccactTCTCACCCTAATCTCTTCAAataaaattgctaaacatagcagtgtctagcTGTCCACgagcttagaaattttctaagtgtttgagGTAATCTTAGTTtcatattgcatttctaagctactgaAAATCTTACTTAGCAATATTCTTTTTCAATACCAACTATTTCATTGTCATAAACAAAGTTcacatttcaaactttatttaagtgtcacatacatgttttatagcatttttcttaataaaaattagttttaaaccctacttgatatacctgaactattgaatcaactttcgtttaacattttattgatcattttaagttacaagaaattgatctacatattttatcacatgcattaacacataaacatgatactcatgacatgttttagtaaatgatttagggtgtaacaccgaagGTGTTACAGGTACCTAGCACCAGACAATGTCCCAAAAGACGAACAAAGGGAGAAGTCAGGGATTAAGCCGTTACAAACATATCACACCATTTGGCCACAACCCATCTATTTTGCTGAGGGAGGTGGTGGTCTTGCCGATAGGAACGAAGCAATCTTGAGAGGCCAGGGGCCTGGCCGCGGAATGCCACGTCATGTCAATGCTTCCATATGTCCCAGCAATAGAGGGCCATTGTTCGTTCAAAAAGTAGTCACTTCTAATATATATAGACACTCGAATTTTCTAAAATGTTCTTCATGAAGCCCACACTCTAAATAACACGCAAGAGTGGAACTATCTCACTATTTTCTCAGGCATCAAATGAGTCCAATGCATTTTTTCATAAATTTGCTTCACCTCGACACAACTTTCACAATGGTGCCACACATATTCCCATGGTTTTGAGGTCCGCACCAAACAAATCAACACCTGGCTTAAATACCAGATCAACAAACTATCCATGCCCGCTTCGGTGCCCAAATCAGCAAAAGCATACACCTACAGGGTTTGTGTCTCAAACCATCAAACCCTCTTGCACGCATATCAACATGTGACCCTGCTAAACCCTTGACACCTTCAAGTTTTTgcactccctctccctctcgcagACTATGTTAATCACATAATCGATCTTtttttggccctgttcgcttatcttataatccgactttttcggcttgttttttcagccggaacagtgcttttatctcacaacaaatcagtcggaacaatgtttcggcttgttttttcagcgaagcgagcgGGGCCAACATGAACGACAAAATATCCGATGCACCATACATGTGACTACACGCACAAATCAACATATGCAATATAATGCACATACACACGAGCTCAAATGTATGCACTCCGAAAGAAAGCTTGTAATCACAACGTGCACAACCGATGCATGCATGGTAAAAATCTTTAAACAAATTCAACTACAAGATCAATTGTTCATCACATAGAGGATACTCAAAGGTACATCACGCGTTGGTCTTGCATGGCCATATATAAAAATTGTCTCAAATAGATTCACAAAAAATGTGTCAATAATACGCCTCgctgttttttttttggtaaaaaaaGGACTCCATGATGATGTTTGGTGAAGGTCGTGGCCGTCCGACGAAATGTTCCCTGCCAGAGAAACATGTGTACCTTATCCCATGGCAACATCCAAGGTACCCACAGCTCCAACTCCTCCAacttaaaaaaacaaataaaccAAAGAAAAATCATCCATCCGTGTTTGCACACGGCGGGAGGTGAGGCACTCAGACTCCGGCATGAGTGAGGAGCAGGACGACCGAAAGCAACTACGCGCACAAGTAAGTGtataataaaaaaaaagaaaaacaaaaacttgAGAAGGAAAAACGAAAGGAGCAAGAAGGAACGACTTGTGCGCGTCCTCCTTTTGACCACGCGAGCTCGGCGACACCAGAAAACAACACCACAAACAATaatccccctcctctctctctctctctctctctctctctctctctctctctctccctccaaaCAAAACAAACGATTGCGAAAGACACACACGGGGACACGCAGAGAGATGAGAGTTGAGAGATGAGAGAGTGATGACTCGactgatgagagagagagagaggtgaggggggagagtgagagagagaccaTCCGAGCTGCTTCGTGGCCTCCTCCTTCCTTATCTCTTTCACAGCCCCACCTCCCCCCGCGCCCCGGCTTTTCTGCCCGCCATCCTCCATTATTCTCCCTCTACATATACCCCCTCTCACCTCACCTCTTCCTCCTCAACCCACCCACGTCCCACCATCGCCACCGTGTGGTCCGGCCGCGACCCCCCATCCTCTAACCGAACCAGGAAGCACCAAGCGAAGCAAGCTCGCTCTGGGATCGTCTAGCTCCAACCGTATCGGCCCTTACTTTACCTCTGAACGAGATCGCGAACGCGCCCTGTGATTACTACCTCAGCATGTGCTCAGGACCTCGCAAGCCGTCCACCCCTCCTCTGCCGGCGGCGACGGCCAAGGACTCTTcggtgatggcggcggcggcggcgctcctgctgGAGCTGGCGGCGGCGGACGACGTGGTGGCGTTCAGGCGCGCCGCGGAGGACGACAAAGCCCCGGCCTTGGACGCCGCGGGCCACTGGTACGGCCCGTCGGCCGCGGCCGCCGGCCGCCTCCGCCTCGAGGCGCGCACGCCGGCCATGGTCGCCGCGCTCTACGGCAGCACGGCGGTGCTGGCGTACGTGCTGTCCGCCGCTCCGGCGGAGGCCGCGCGCGCGTCGCCGACGGACGGCGCCACGCCGCTCCACctcgcggcggccggcggcgccccGGGCGCCGTCGCGGCCGCGCACCTCCTCCTCGCCGCTGGCGCGTCCGCGGACGCTCTCGCCTTCTCGGGCCTCCGCGCCGGGGACCTGCTCCCGcgcgccaacgccgccgccgaCAGGGACCGGGCGCTCCGCGTGCTCCTCAAGTCCCCCGCGGCGTCGCCGTCGTCCTCGCCCAAGAAGTCCGCCTCGCCGCccccggccgcggccgcggcggcggcgctgccggAGCCCAGGAAGGAGTACCCGCCCGACCTCACGCTCCCGGACCTCAAGAGCGGGCTCTTCAGCACCGACGAGTTCCGCATGTACAGCTTCAAGGTGAAACCCTGCTCCCGCGCCTACTCCCACGACTGGACCGAGTGCCCCTTCGTTCACCCCGGCGAGAACGCGCGCCGCCGCGACCCGCGCCGCTACTCCTACAGCTGCGTCCCCTGCCCAGAGTTCCGCAAGGGCGGCGCCTGCCGCAAGGGCGACAACTGCGAGTACGCGCACGGCGTCTTCGAGTGCTGGCTCCACCCGGCGCAGTACCGGACGCGCCTCTGCAAGGACGAGGTCGGCTGCGCGAGGCGCATCTGCTTCTTCGCGCACAAGCCTGAGGAGCTCCGTGCCGTGAATCCCTCCGCGGTCTCCGTCGGGATGCAGCCCACCGTGTCGTCACCGCGCTCCTCGCCGCCCAACGGCCTCGACATGGGCGGCGGTATGCTCAACCCGGCCTGGCCCTCCTCCCCGGCCAGCAGGCTCAAGACCGCGCTCGCCGGCCGGGAGCTGGACTTCGACCTCGAGCTGCTCGCGTTCGACCAGTACCAGCAGAAGCTCTTCGACAAGGGGTCGTCTCCCAGGGCCAGCTGGGGCTCGGCCGGCGGGATCAGCTCGCCGCTGCCCGCCGCGGCGCCCGCCAGGACCGTGCCGGACTACACGGACCTGCTCGGCTCCGTCGACCCGGCTATGCTGTCCCAGCTGCACGCGCTGTCGCTCAAGCAGGCCGGCGACATGCCGGCGTACAGCTCCATGGCGGACACGCAGCTGCACATGCCGACGTCGCCCATGGTCGGCCCCAACACCGCGTTCGGGCTCGACCACTCCGCCATGGCCAAGGCCATCATGAGCTCCCGCGCCTCGGCGTTCGCCAAGCGCAGCCAGAGCTTCATCGACCGCGGCGGCCGCGCGCCGGCCACGCGCTCGCTCATGTCGCAGCAGTCCACCACCGGCGCGCCGTATATGCTCTCCGACTGGGGATCGCCGGACGGCAAGCTGGACTGGGGCGTCCAGGGCGACGAGCTGCACAAGTTCCGCAAGTCCGCGTCTTTCGCGTTCCGCGGGCAATCCCCGGCGCCCGTGCCGACCCCCGCCGAGCCAGACGTCTCGTGGGTGAACTCTCTTGTC
This genomic interval carries:
- the LOC136509867 gene encoding zinc finger CCCH domain-containing protein 33-like — its product is MCSGPRKPSTPPLPAATAKDSSVMAAAAALLLELAAADDVVAFRRAAEDDKAPALDAAGHWYGPSAAAAGRLRLEARTPAMVAALYGSTAVLAYVLSAAPAEAARASPTDGATPLHLAAAGGAPGAVAAAHLLLAAGASADALAFSGLRAGDLLPRANAAADRDRALRVLLKSPAASPSSSPKKSASPPPAAAAAAALPEPRKEYPPDLTLPDLKSGLFSTDEFRMYSFKVKPCSRAYSHDWTECPFVHPGENARRRDPRRYSYSCVPCPEFRKGGACRKGDNCEYAHGVFECWLHPAQYRTRLCKDEVGCARRICFFAHKPEELRAVNPSAVSVGMQPTVSSPRSSPPNGLDMGGGMLNPAWPSSPASRLKTALAGRELDFDLELLAFDQYQQKLFDKGSSPRASWGSAGGISSPLPAAAPARTVPDYTDLLGSVDPAMLSQLHALSLKQAGDMPAYSSMADTQLHMPTSPMVGPNTAFGLDHSAMAKAIMSSRASAFAKRSQSFIDRGGRAPATRSLMSQQSTTGAPYMLSDWGSPDGKLDWGVQGDELHKFRKSASFAFRGQSPAPVPTPAEPDVSWVNSLVKDGHAGDIFAQWPEQEQMVA